GACTGGGGAAGCAGTCGACGGGTAGGCGGGGGAGTAGTCCAGAGCCGGAGTCGAGCGACTGGCTGGAGGACCTCATGACGAATCCGTATCCCGACCCCGTGCCACCGGGACCGACACCGGGCCCGGAACCGCACCCCGATCCGGTGCCGAACCCGCAGCCTCCACCGGGCCCGGAGCCGACCCCGCCGCCCCCGGCCCCGACCCCGCCACCGGGTCCGACCCCGCCGGCACCCCCGGGCCCCGACCCGGTGCCGGGACCCGACCCGTCCCCGATCCCGCCGGGGCCGGAGCCCGTACCGAATCCCGAGCCGGGCCCGCCGCTGTCCTGAACGGCGGCAAGAGAACCGGCAAGAGAGCCGGCAACAGAACGGGGCCGGTGGACAGCCGATGCGGCCGTCCACCGGCCCCGTTCTGTTGCCGGTTCTCAGCGCGGAGCGCCTACGCGGAGACCTCCGACCGGTCCCCACCCCACAGCGTGTGGAACGACCCGTCCCGGTCCACCCTCCGGTAGGTGTGCGCACCGAAGTAGTCCCGCTGCCCCTGGGTCAGCGCCGCCGGCAGCCGCTCGGCGCGCAGGGCGTCGTAGTAGGCGAGCGCCGCGGCGAAACCGGGCGTCGGCACACCCTGACGGGTCGCGGCGACCAGCACCTCGCGCCAGTCGTCCTGGGCGTCTCCGATCTCCTGCGCGAACGTCGCGTCCGACAGCAGGCTCGGCAGATCGGGCCGGGCGTCGTAGGCCGCGCGGATACGGTCCAGGAAGGCCGCGCGGATGATGCAGCCGCCCCGCCACAGCGCGGACACCGCACCCAGGTCGATGTCCCAGCCGTACTCGCCGCGGGCCGCGTCGATCTCGTGGAAGCCCTGCGTGTACGACACGATCTTCGACGCGTACAGCGCCTGCTCCACCCGGTCGGCGAAGGCCCGGGCCTCCGACTCGCTCATCGGCTGCGCCTTCGGTCCGGCCAGCCCGCGCGAGGCCTCCCGCAGCTCCGCGTGGCCCGACAGCGAACGGGCGAAGACGGCCTCGGCGATGCCGGACACCGGCACCCCCAGGTCGAGCGCGATCTGCACGGTCCAGCGGCCGGTGCCCTTCTGCTCGGCCTGGTCCACCACCACGTCCACGAACGGCTTGCCCGTCTCCGCGTCCACGTGCGAGAGCACCTCGGCCGTGATCTCGATCAGGTACGAGTCGAGACGGCCCTGGTTCCAGGTGCGGAAGATCTCCGCGATCTGGGCGGGGGTGTATCCGGCGACGTCGCGCAGCAGCTGGTACGCCTCGCCGATGAGCTGCATGTCCGCGTACTCGATGCCGTTGTGCACCATCTTCACGAAGTGCCCGGCACCGTCCGGACCGACGTGCGAGACGCACGGCGAACCGTCGGCGGCCTTCGCCGAGATCTTCTCCAGCATCGGGCCCAGCGAGTCGTACGACTCCTTGGGACCGCCCGGCATGATGCTCGGTCCGTTGAGCGCGCCCTCCTCGCCGCCGGACACGCCCATGCCGACGAAGTGGATGCCCTGCTCGCGCAGGTCGCGCTCCCGGCGCCGGGTGTCCGCGAAATGCGCGTTGCCGCCGTCGATGATCATGTCGCCGGGCTCCAGCAGCGGGGCGAACTCCTGGATCACCGCGTCCGTCGGCTCACCGGCCTTCACCATCACGACCAGCCGCCGCGGCCGCTCCAGCGCGGTCACGAACTCCTTGGCGCTCTCGCACGCGACGAACTCCCCCTCGCCGCCGAACTCCTCGACCAGGGCGCGCGTACGCGCGGGCGTCCGGTTGTGCACTGCCACCGTGTAGCCGTTGCGGGCGAAGTTGCGGGCGAGGTTGCGGCCCATGACCGCGAGACCCGTGACGCCGATCTGCGCTGTACTGCTCATTCGGTTGGCTCCTAAAGACCTCGGTATCGCTGCTGCGGATGGTGTCCACCAGCATGCCCCCGTCGACCATCCTGACGTGCCGCTACTTCGACCGCACGCGCGGGTCGTGCGGCGTCGCGCAGGCAGATACGCACAAGAGCCCCCGTCGCACTCACCCGAGGTACGCGTCCCCGCGTGCGCCGCACCCGCGCACCGGGTGCCGTACGCGGTGCACCGCCGTGGCGCACGTCGCGCAACAGGGGCCTCATCCCGGCCATTTGGGCAACCGGGCGGCTGATAGCCGCCTTGTCCTGGCCGGTTCGCAGCGCTTACTTTTGCCCCTCCTGACGCATGTCTAGGGGGGCTCTCGATGGCCGTACGCGGCCGGCATCGCCGGTATCAGCCGAACAGGATCAACCGCGCCTCACTCACCGTCACGGCGGGCGGCGCGGGCATGGCGCTCCCGTTCATGGGCGCCGGCACCGCCCAGGCGGCGGACGTGGCCACCTGGAACAAGGTCGCCGCCTGCGAGTCGAGCAACGACTGGAACATCAACACCGGCAACGGCTTCTACGGCGGACTCCAGTTCACCCAGTCCACCTGGGAGGCGTACGGCGGCCGGGCCTACGCGGCGCGCGCGGACCTGGCCACCAAGGACCAGCAGATCGCCGTCGCCGAGAAGGTGCTCGACGGGCAGGGCCCGGGCGCCTGGCCGACGTGCTCCGTACGGGCCGGACTGACCCGGGGCGGAGCCGAGCCCGACATCCGGCCGGCCGGCGAGCGCACGAGGCAGGACGAGAAGGCAGACCGGAAGCAGAGGCCGAGGACCTCCATCGAGGACGTGCGGCCGCAGTCCACGCCGCAGTCCCGGGCGGGCAGCGCCGAGATGTACACGGTGGTGCGGGGCGACACCCTCTCCGGCATCGCGGAGGAGCGGGAGGTGCGGGGTGGCTGGCGAGGTCTGTACGCCGCCAACCGCTCGGCCATAGGGGGCGATCCCGATCTGATCGTGCCCGGTCAGCGGCTCGCGCTGCGCGGCGAGAGCGCCACGAAGACGCGTCCCGCGCCCGAGCGGGTGCCGTCGGCCAAGCCGTCGACGAAGAAGCCGGCATCGCAGACGCCGGCACCCGAGAAGCCGTCCCCGGATCGCGCCGAGGAGCGGGCCGAGGAGCGGGCCAAGGACGAGAGCAAGGAGCGCGCCGCACGGTCCACGACCGCCCGGCAGGGCCTGGTCGCCCCCGTCAGCGCCTCCTTGGGGACGCCGTACCGCAAGGCCGGCTCGTCCTGGTCGAAGGGCTACCACACCGGCGTCGACTTCCCCGTGCCCACGGGCACGTCCGTCAAGTCGGTCGCTTCGGGCAGCGTCGTCAGCGCGGGGTGGGGCGGCTCGTACGGCTACCAGGTCGTGATCCGGCACGGCGACGGCCGCTACAGCCAGTACGCCCACCTGTCGGCGATCTCCGTGCGGGACGGCCAGACGGTGAGCGCGGGCCAGCGCATCGGCCGCTCCGGCTCCACCGGGAACAGCTCGGGCCCGCATCTGCACTTCGAGGTGCGGACGGGGCCCGGGTTCGGCACGGACGTCGACCCCATCGCGTATCTGAGGGCCGGCGGCGTCAGGATCTGATGCGCATACGGTGTCGGTCCACCGTGGGCATCGCCACGTACGGGATGCCGTAGAAGGCCGCGTAGGAGAGCGGGCGTTCCCCGGAGGACACCGGCGGTTCCCCGCTCTCGTACGTGGCGTCCGGGCCGGCGTCGCGCTCATCGGCGACGGCAGCCGCGGGCACCGGCACGCCCTCTGACGGCCCCCGACCGGTCCCACCGAGGTGACCAGCCCCGGCCCCCAGCGCCCTGGGCAGCGCACCCACGCCCACGGTCTCGGGCAGCGCGCCGATGCCGGGCGGGGCCCCCAGGGGCTCCGGCGAGGCGCTCAAGGGCCCGCTCAAGCCGCCCCCACGCCCGGAC
This region of Streptomyces caelestis genomic DNA includes:
- the gndA gene encoding NADP-dependent phosphogluconate dehydrogenase; its protein translation is MSSTAQIGVTGLAVMGRNLARNFARNGYTVAVHNRTPARTRALVEEFGGEGEFVACESAKEFVTALERPRRLVVMVKAGEPTDAVIQEFAPLLEPGDMIIDGGNAHFADTRRRERDLREQGIHFVGMGVSGGEEGALNGPSIMPGGPKESYDSLGPMLEKISAKAADGSPCVSHVGPDGAGHFVKMVHNGIEYADMQLIGEAYQLLRDVAGYTPAQIAEIFRTWNQGRLDSYLIEITAEVLSHVDAETGKPFVDVVVDQAEQKGTGRWTVQIALDLGVPVSGIAEAVFARSLSGHAELREASRGLAGPKAQPMSESEARAFADRVEQALYASKIVSYTQGFHEIDAARGEYGWDIDLGAVSALWRGGCIIRAAFLDRIRAAYDARPDLPSLLSDATFAQEIGDAQDDWREVLVAATRQGVPTPGFAAALAYYDALRAERLPAALTQGQRDYFGAHTYRRVDRDGSFHTLWGGDRSEVSA
- a CDS encoding peptidoglycan DD-metalloendopeptidase family protein; its protein translation is MAVRGRHRRYQPNRINRASLTVTAGGAGMALPFMGAGTAQAADVATWNKVAACESSNDWNINTGNGFYGGLQFTQSTWEAYGGRAYAARADLATKDQQIAVAEKVLDGQGPGAWPTCSVRAGLTRGGAEPDIRPAGERTRQDEKADRKQRPRTSIEDVRPQSTPQSRAGSAEMYTVVRGDTLSGIAEEREVRGGWRGLYAANRSAIGGDPDLIVPGQRLALRGESATKTRPAPERVPSAKPSTKKPASQTPAPEKPSPDRAEERAEERAKDESKERAARSTTARQGLVAPVSASLGTPYRKAGSSWSKGYHTGVDFPVPTGTSVKSVASGSVVSAGWGGSYGYQVVIRHGDGRYSQYAHLSAISVRDGQTVSAGQRIGRSGSTGNSSGPHLHFEVRTGPGFGTDVDPIAYLRAGGVRI